A stretch of bacterium DNA encodes these proteins:
- a CDS encoding flavodoxin domain-containing protein: MTDTKPRVLVAYATWAGSTAGVAERIAEVLNRNGFAAEAVRAKDIRDTASYAAVVLGTAVHAGRLHPDALQFARRNATDLGTKPFAAFVVCLAMTATDEKGRTQAERYLEPIRRQAKPICEGRFAGAYDPQKLGFITRQIMKMIKAPPGDFRKWDEIEARAAGLAPLFTARPA, translated from the coding sequence ATGACCGATACAAAACCAAGAGTGCTCGTTGCCTACGCGACCTGGGCCGGCTCCACTGCCGGCGTCGCCGAGCGGATAGCCGAGGTCCTCAACCGGAACGGCTTCGCGGCCGAGGCCGTGCGCGCGAAGGACATCCGAGACACTGCATCCTATGCTGCGGTAGTGCTGGGTACCGCAGTGCATGCCGGCAGGCTCCACCCGGATGCACTCCAGTTCGCCAGGCGTAACGCTACCGACCTTGGGACAAAGCCCTTCGCCGCCTTTGTCGTCTGCCTGGCGATGACCGCGACCGATGAAAAGGGTCGGACTCAGGCCGAGCGCTATCTCGAGCCCATACGCCGGCAGGCGAAGCCTATCTGTGAAGGACGATTCGCGGGTGCCTACGACCCGCAGAAGCTTGGTTTCATCACGCGGCAAATCATGAAGATGATAAAGGCCCCGCCGGGCGACTTCCGCAAGTGGGACGAAATCGAGGCCCGGGCCGCAGGCCTCGCGCCGCTCTTTACTGCCCGACCGGCGTAG
- a CDS encoding DUF5777 family beta-barrel protein: protein MTLVLLLLVFPGQRFVNLPTGTMPEPHVWQVAVSHRFLSALTAPGWDKDPLQVFTGANVRVTVDKSLGDRLLVGFADAISSRVVGLRAAWAPLDWLTLYPELNAHLYHVTPDSTWLNVGFCFHRAIEERLALAAMPRYTTNSKHHYVSIGLAAKTGLGDGYSAALEAEPVLIGRDSTTRQLAFGIAFDKQVGWHDFSITLGAAHEQTAPALFRSAGEPTAYSDVLDLTKGYFRVGFNLLRKI from the coding sequence GTGACGCTAGTTCTTCTACTGCTCGTGTTTCCCGGCCAGCGATTCGTCAACCTGCCCACCGGGACTATGCCCGAGCCGCACGTATGGCAGGTCGCGGTCTCGCACCGTTTCCTCTCGGCGCTGACCGCGCCTGGATGGGACAAAGACCCGCTGCAGGTTTTCACCGGCGCCAATGTGCGCGTGACCGTTGACAAGTCGCTCGGAGACAGGCTACTCGTTGGGTTCGCCGACGCCATCTCAAGCCGGGTGGTCGGGCTGCGCGCCGCCTGGGCCCCGCTGGACTGGCTCACGCTCTATCCCGAGCTGAACGCGCACCTCTACCATGTCACGCCCGACAGCACGTGGCTTAACGTCGGTTTCTGTTTCCATCGGGCAATCGAAGAGCGACTGGCGCTGGCCGCCATGCCCCGGTACACCACTAATTCAAAGCACCACTATGTCTCGATCGGGCTCGCGGCCAAGACCGGCCTCGGAGACGGGTACTCGGCCGCGCTCGAAGCCGAGCCGGTCCTGATCGGCCGCGACTCCACCACCCGACAGCTCGCGTTCGGCATTGCCTTCGACAAGCAGGTCGGCTGGCACGACTTCAGCATAACCCTCGGAGCCGCGCACGAGCAGACGGCCCCGGCTTTGTTCCGCAGCGCGGGCGAGCCAACGGCCTACTCGGACGTGCTCGACCTGACCAAAGGCTACTTCCGTGTCGGATTCAATCTGCTGAGGAAGATCTAG